The window GTACAAACTCTGTCGTCAATGGTCAGTATGTACATGTAGCTCTGTCAATATTAAGTGAAGGTGTAAAAGCTAGTTGGAACTCATAATTGTGGTCAGCTGGGTAGCTGTCCTTTCATACATGTCCCTTCGATGTTTGGTATGCGGTTGCCGGGCTATGCGTGATTACAGCCAACATGAATGGAGAACGGATTAGCCGGAGACCATTCATCATCCCATTCTCATCTTTCAGGCATGGCTTTAATGGAACATCTGAGTCACCAACACAGATATACAGCTGCAGTatcattgtattatttttttcataggTTAAATAAAGCTGCTGACATTTGGTGCTGCTAATACTAACAAACTGACACATCTTGAAAGAATTTAGTGCTGCATTGTTAGACTTTATGAATGTGCCAAGATAAATATTGTGatctaaacaacaacaacaacaaccaccgaGCCCTGGTTTTAAACATATCATCATTTTTGATATTCTTAATCTGTCCTGTACTGACCTCTTGAGGCAACCATAACAAGAACAATAAAGTATAATGgaatatacatttttcaaatgtgaaaactgaactgaatcaggTTTATAAATACATATGAACATGTCTAACTGTTCAAAACGTATCTTCTTTCTCTTGCCTGATGTCGCTACAGGCCCACGTAGTTATACGAGCTCCATCATGACGGAGCGCTTCAACTGCTTCTACTGCAGAGATGACCTGCATGGCAAGAAGTACATCCAGAAGGATGagaagcatgtgtgtgtgcgctgcttTGACAAGCTGTGCGCCAACACCTGTGCGGAATGCCGTCGACCTATCGGAGCTGATGCGAAGGTGGACTTCCTGTTCATTTGCCAGAGAAAATACTTTGACAAGCTTTAATCTCTGTTAACCACCAACTCCTACCATCAGATTTACCTTATGAAAATATCGTATCCTTTAATTAGTAGATTTTAAAACGTACTGTAAGTGCATATACCATATACGTGGTGTTTAGCGTATACAGCTGATGCCTTAATAAAGATGAGTTCTCATTCTTTTCATTCCTTGCGTTTTAAGGAGCTGACCCATAAGAACCGGCATTGGCACGAGGACTGCTTCCGCTGCGCCAAGTGCTACAAGCCGCTGGCCAATGAGTCTTTCGCCACTAAAGACGATGGCAAGATCATGTGTGGGAAGTGTGGTGCCCGTGAGGACTCACCCCGCTGCCAGGGCTGCTACAAAGTCATCATGCCTGGTGTGTGATTCCACTCATTCGAACTAGTGTCTGTTATCACTGTCACATCGTTAGCTAATTTAACCTACGATTGAGTATTCTTTCAAGACAGCTCTTGGCCACTGTGTTTTCCATCAGGGTCTCAAAACGTGGAGTACAAGCATAAAGTGTGGCATGAGGAGTGCTTCATCTGCTTTGAGTGCAAGCAGCCAATCCGCTCGCAGAGTTTCCTGCCCAAGGGGGATGAATTCTACTGCAGCGCATGCCATGAGAAGAAGTTCGCTAAGAACTGTGCTCGCTGCAAGGAGGTGACGGATGCAAGGATAGAGTAGAGCAGAGATTCCCAACCAGGGGGTCACTGAGGGCATTAGGCTTCACACAAGGGGGACAGAACGCGGTTTAACAAATGAATTAGTGAAGTAAAATACTGGGCAACTGACCGTCACACACCGAAGCATCTTGACGTGTTTGAACATACGTGTTCAGTACAGTTGTGCACAAAAGTtggcataccccttgcagaatctgctaaatcttaatactgtttacaaaataagagggatcataaaaatcccatgttgttgttgatttagttctgtcctgaataagctattccacataacagatgtttacatatagtccacaagacaagataatagctgaatttattaaaatgaccccgttcaaaagtttacacacccttgattcttaatactgtatgTCGCTACCTGGATGATCCCACGActattacataaagtgcaaacattcactgatactcaggaaggcaacacgatacattaagagccagggggacgtaaacttttgaacaggatgatcggtgtaaattgttagtattttgtcttctgggaaacatgtaactATATTATTTTgtgtctgaagggcagtactaaatgaaaaaaaagatctttaaacaaaataatttacactgatcatcctgttcaaaagtttatatccccctggctcttaatgtatcgtgttgccttctggagcatcagtgaatgtttgcactttatgtaatagctgtgtacgagtccctcagttatcctcagtgtgaaaagatggatctcaaaatcatatagccgctgttggaaaggggtcaattTTGCAGAcaatgctggaaaagcaaagaatgtgcaggacctggaggattattctgaagaacagtggacggtttaactgctcaggacaaacaagggactcatgaacaaccatcacaaaacataaaaacagccatggatcatccaggtaacgacacacagtattaacaattaagggtgtgtaaacttttaaactgggtcatttgtataaattcagctattatcttgtcttgtggactatatgtaaacatctgttatgtggaatagcttattcaggacagtactaagtaaacaacaacatgggatttttatgatccttcttattttgtttttcttttagcagattctgcaaggggtatacaaacttttgggcacaactatATGTGGCATAGACCTTGAAAACACTCCATAGAACCACTTCTTTCTATTCGTTGCTCTAGCAATGTACAATTCGTATATTAATGATAGCAAAGTCTGATTCCACAATCCAAATGCAACCCGCAAGTCCTAGAAATAATTTTCCGCGCCATGAAACCTCTTCGCTTATGTAAAGATAACCGGGAAAGCCCTGCCTGTATTATGTATTCCGAATCTGCTTCCCTTCCCCTCTGCCATCCACACACCAGTCTATAAAACACGTCGTTTGATCCAGTTCAGCACACGATGGGAACCACTAGAGTAGcggataaaaaagaaaaacccgaGTGATGTGAcagacacgttttttttttttttccattattttaGATCACTAGAGGTTTAGCagatttctgtaatttaatatcGGATTTCAGTGCTGAAAATTTGAACAATGTTCTCTTTAAAACTTTTGTGTCAACCATCTTTCCAGCCCATCACCTCTGGTGGGATCAACTATCAGGATAAACCGTGGCACTCTGAATGCTTCGCGTGCAACACCTGCAAGAAGCCGCTGGCTGGAGCTCGCTTCACTGCTCACGAGGACGACTTCTACTGTGTGGACTGCTACAAGACCTCTGTGGCCAAGAAGTGCTCTGGATGTCAGAACCCCATCACTGGTAAATATGGATGTTGTTGAGTTGTGTGTAGGGATAGTTTTTAAGAGgcccacacaaacatacatagtGATGTTCGACAGCAACATAGATTTAATATGCTGAAAATATGACTTGACGCTTTAGTGAATTTTAATAGTGAGAAACcaataataagtgtgtgtgtgtgtgtggggaaataATCATCTCCTTTTTGACACCCACATAAATACGC is drawn from Ictalurus furcatus strain D&B chromosome 8, Billie_1.0, whole genome shotgun sequence and contains these coding sequences:
- the fhl1a gene encoding four and a half LIM domains protein 1a isoform X1; amino-acid sequence: MTFYRHSGPRSYTSSIMTERFNCFYCRDDLHGKKYIQKDEKHVCVRCFDKLCANTCAECRRPIGADAKELTHKNRHWHEDCFRCAKCYKPLANESFATKDDGKIMCGKCGAREDSPRCQGCYKVIMPGSQNVEYKHKVWHEECFICFECKQPIRSQSFLPKGDEFYCSACHEKKFAKNCARCKEPITSGGINYQDKPWHSECFACNTCKKPLAGARFTAHEDDFYCVDCYKTSVAKKCSGCQNPITGFGRGTNVVNYEDHTWHEYCFNCKKCSLSLAHKRFVLHEANIYCPDCAKKL
- the fhl1a gene encoding four and a half LIM domains protein 1a isoform X2; its protein translation is MTERFNCFYCRDDLHGKKYIQKDEKHVCVRCFDKLCANTCAECRRPIGADAKELTHKNRHWHEDCFRCAKCYKPLANESFATKDDGKIMCGKCGAREDSPRCQGCYKVIMPGSQNVEYKHKVWHEECFICFECKQPIRSQSFLPKGDEFYCSACHEKKFAKNCARCKEPITSGGINYQDKPWHSECFACNTCKKPLAGARFTAHEDDFYCVDCYKTSVAKKCSGCQNPITGFGRGTNVVNYEDHTWHEYCFNCKKCSLSLAHKRFVLHEANIYCPDCAKKL